Below is a genomic region from Brassica rapa cultivar Chiifu-401-42 chromosome A08, CAAS_Brap_v3.01, whole genome shotgun sequence.
GGTGTTAGGTATGGCCAGTTCGTCGGAAGCTTCAAGAAGATAGGTCATCACTTTCTCCTTATCAACTTCATATTCTTCTTCCTTATACACTAAAAACGACAAAAGAAATCATTGAGATACTGCAGTTGCGCTAACCGCTCCACTTGGTTGCTGATGCTAAAGGGCCGAATCCTGTTGTTCGATGGGCCTTGCGGGGAATGCTAAATTCCACTCCAACACTAAGTGTGgtgtaaaatcaaaatttaaattgaaTGACCACCACAACAAATCAACACTActattatttacaaatataacaaacataatttactttttcataagaaaacaaatctttataaatgaaaaacacTTGCGGGCTCGCGGGTCCGACAGTAGAATTTTTTTCCCATATATACCTTgcacatatattttataaatatttatcttacataattttatttaaaaatttaagatttgaATCAAAGATTAAGATATATTCTTCCtacaaacatattaaaaatatcaataagTAATTTCAACGACAACCAATATATAGCgatttattatcaaaatatagctACATAAtccttatttaaattaatatattggtATTTCTATTTCAAAATGATATTGGTATTTCTTATCATAATTGTTGAATATACAACTTATCTTTATCACATAAAGATATGAAATTAACAGATGTTTTTTGATGTGATATATAACTTTGAGATATACtgcatatttaaaatataaagacattcattaatacaaaaatagaaaatttaaacgaaaatttaacaacttaaatgaagataaaaaatttcatatcaTATTCAGACCCACGCGTTAGAATTAAATTCTTGGGCTCACCCCTTAGGGTGAACTTCtcaccaaccaatagtatttgagtatttgatatttgatatcttttaaaaaaggaaacaaaattgaatttccaaataagattatatttttaaaataaaacaataaaaatacataaaaatagttacaaaaaaaaaatattgttaaacctttagcaaaatactaaatcctataccataaatcctaaactccaaaccctaaattataaaccTTAAATCTTGGATAAACCGTAAACCAttgaaaaattttaaaccctaaatcatacattaaaaactaaatcttaataacactaaaccctaaaccctaatcactaaaccctaaaccctaaaccctggaTAAAtcctgaacccttggataaaccctgaacccttggataaatcataaactctaaatcaataatatttaaaattaaaccctagagtttatgatttatccaagggttcatagtttacccaagggtttagggtttagtgattaggatttagggtttagtgttattaaaatttagtttttaatgtatgatttaggatttaagatttttcaacgtttagagtttatccaaagtttaaagtttaacgtttaaggtttagggtttaggatttagggtatatggtttagtattttgctgaaaacttaacaatattaattaatttatttcttgtaactgtttttatgtatttttattatttcattttaaaaatataatctaatttggaaattcaattttgtttctttttttaaaaaatatcaaatatcaaatactcaaacactattggttggtgaacatagaggttcaccctaggggatGAACCCAAGAATTTCTATTTAtcttacataattttatttaaaaaattaagatttgAATCAAAGATTAAGATATATTCTTCCtacaaacatattaaaaatatcaataagTAATTTCAACGACAACCAATATATATAGCgatttattatcaaaatatagctACATAAtccttatttaaattaatatattggtATTTCTATTTCAAAATGATATTGGTATTTCTTATCATAATTGTTGAATATACAACTTATTTTTATCACATAAAGATATGAAACTAACAGATGTTTTTTGATGTGATATATAACTTTGAGATATACtgcatatttaaaatataaagacattcattaatacaaaaatagaaaatttaaacgaaaatttaacaacttaaatgaagataaaaaatttcatatcaTATTCAGATCCACGCGTTAgaattaaattcaaaaattattcaaaaaaaaaaatcgggtttttaatattattattggaACCATACCAAAATAACTAAACCCAAATTCATAAATAACCGAACAGTTTTATATTTCTTGAACCGTAAACAAAAAGCCACAACCGACCGGAaccaaactaaaaaccaaaaaaatacaaCCTAGAAGCAAACTGAAAACCAAATTCATATTAGTGAACAAACCTGCATATTAGTGAATTTGTTAACAAAAATTACTCCGCGCTTTGAGACTATCCTAGTTAATATTAATTGGAAGTTTGGAACTTATAAAAATCTGACGAAAAAGGGGTCTTTGTTAACGATTCCACCTCCGAATTGTGTAGAAGGCATTCGAGTGATGGGCCAAATCATTGGGCCTAaacaaaattactaaaatatatataatcttcgTCCGTCTCTCTGTTAGACCAAAATCGTTtacaggagagagagagagagagagtagaagaGACGAGAAAGAGAAATGAGGCCGATGCAACTGGATATGTTGGCGGAGATGGATGATGCAGGTTCTTCGATGGCCATGGACGTAGATGACATCGAAGCCATGGAGATGCTCAGCGAAGGAGGACTTATCTCTGAGAACAAGCTCGCCGATGCCGATTTCTTCAACAAGTTCGACGACGATTTCGACGACACCGATATCAACTGATCTTCTTTAGCTCTCTATCGTTTCAGATTTCCCCTTGTTTGGTTGAGTTTTTTATGTAACTTCTGGAAGAATCTATATTCCCCCGTTGATTAGGGATTCTGTGTTTGCGAATCGAAGTTCCTATCTGAACATTAAGTATGATGATCTCTACATGTCTTGTGGGTTTTGCTTACCTTAATTGTTTTGCCTTTGTTTCTTTCTGGAGTTagaatatgtttttgttttcttgctaATTTAGCTTGAACCTAATCTCTTAAGGTGTTTCTCGTTGTATCTGAGATGTGCATAGACATAAACTTCGTTGTTTGCGTATGGTAGAAACTTCCCTGCATCTTGTTTTGCTTCGTATGATGCTTTATTCGACGTTGTTTGTTTGTGATTTCACTTCTATCAAACATGTGTTTTTTCATACTCTCTACGCCAGCGGTGTAATATTCTTTCTCAGGTCAACTTGTATCTTCGCTTTAGATCCTTTGGTTCATCTCGCTCTCTGTCATAGTTTGTGATTGATGTTGATCTAAAATGAAAAGTGGAGATAACCAAGCATAGCCATAAAGCTTTGATGCTGGCTTAACTAGGAAGTTTTCTGCATCCTCTTTTGATTAAACATTGTTTGCTTAGATAATATAACTTACTCCTCCAGCTAAAAATTGTCATATTATCGTAACATTCAAGATTGTTAAAGATTTGTGTATCTTCTTAGAGCATTGAAAGTGTCCTAAGATAGGTTTAGTATTGACACAAATCTGTGACCCCACATGGCATTTGGAAATGAAGATGTTCGTCCAATCTAAGCCGTCAGATTCACCAATGAACAAAGAAATGGGTAGCGTCCACAATTCATTAGAGCAGCCGCCAAGTTTAGTGAATCATCATGGTGCGTTCTTTTTACAGACTGCGCCAACGCTAATCCATCAATGCCTCATCGCAGCCGTATAGAGATGATTTAAGAATAGTCCAACATCTTAGCTTTCTTCATCTAAAACAAATATTGTTTTACAAAGGTTCTTCAAGAAAAGTGTACACATGCCAACTTTTGGATCAGTCTTTGCTGAGTTGACTCTTTAAAAAGAGACCAAATTCACTTTATTGTAATAGAAGTTTATATGTTGAGTTGTTAATACGGACTTATATCAAGATAACCACACGGCTTTATGATTCTGACAACATAAACATATGAAGCAAGAGTGACATGTTGAATAAATTATTACGCAATTCTCACTTATACGCTACGACAACATTTACAGCTCGGGCCAACACATTTAAGAAAGAAAGACCACATCTAATTTCCAACTAGCTTCTGTCCCCGTAGGACACAAGCAACACCAAAGGACCATCTTTCTCGGGTCACAAGCTTAGACCTCTTGTACATCAACCTAACACTTTTCGTAGCGCTTCAACAAGCTCTTCTCTTCTTGAAGGCTCCACCTGCAACAGACATATTCACTTAGGTTTTTCCAAAAGAATACTAGACAACGAAGAAACTAAATTTTCATTTCATACCTTGTTTAGAAGATTGGCAAGTCCTTGTGGCAGCGCCGATAGATCCGACGAATTTCCAATCTCTGCAAGTTGATTCAACAGTTTCTGCGCTCTCAATTCGCTCAGATTCAACTCGTAGTTACTAACGTTGTCCTTCCATGTAAAGAACACTTGGTCGTCTGTCCAAGCTTCTTCTTTCCCCTTTGCAATGTCAGATTTGGAGAACCAATCCTGAATTAAACCCATTGCAGATTTATATGATAAGTCGTCCCCTGAAGCTTCTCTTACGTTTTTCACAAGAGAGCTCTCAGCAATTCTCCGGTTGAgctttttatagaagaaggaCCTCGAGCCGCTCCACTCCACAACACTTTTGATCACTCCTTTGGCAGCCATTCTCATGGAAGTATCGTGAAGTTCCGCAAATTTGGTGGCGATTTGGATATAAACTGGTAAGAGAAGCTTCTCTCGGGCTTTAATCTGTTGCTGGAGGAGCTCGATATTTGCATAAGCCTCACTTTGCTTGGCATCTTGCAGTCTTGCTTTGAGATCGATTAGCTTCGGGTCTAACCTTCCCATGCACTCTAACATCTCTTTCGTTCTAAATTTTATCTCTATCGTTCCTTCTGGCTCAAGCACATTCCCCCTAGCAGTTTCATCAGCATACATTTCAACATAATCTGAATTTATTTGGCTATCAACAACAACCCACGCTCCACCTCGCAACTCTCCCATCTTAGGGATGTAGACAAACACTGGCTGCCGATACGTTCTCAGATTTTCTACAATAGTCGAACCTGCCTGAAGTATTCCTTCGAAAAGATCTCTCTGCCCACCTGAAAACCCTCTCCAGTTCGCAAGGATAAACAGTGGAAGCTCTTCCTTGTTGAAATCCATGAGCGCTTGAGCTGTCTTGGCCGCAGAATCAGGAAACCAGACTTGCCCTGCCTGTGGAACCACTCTTTCATGAGAGTCGAGCTGTCCTGGATCTGCTGGGATGATCTGCATTACTGTCTGTGTCTCAACCGCAACAACTCCTACAGGTATTCCCCCTAGCTTAGCTCTACCAGTCACTACCGTTCTTGCCCAGCCTTCAAGAGTCTCAATAAAGCTATTTTTATCAAAGATACCGCCAAGCCATTTACCGGTATTGTCGTTAACCCCAGCTATAGCAGCTCGCGGGTCGCAAGAGTTCTCTGGAACGTACTCCACGGTTCTGTCCGGTGGGTCTAACGGGGCAAGAACAGGAAGAGGACCACCAACGTAAGCAGGAATGTAGCTCAGCCAGTCGAGAATCGCTGATACACCTTCGAGATCATCTGAGACTGTAAGATGAACAACACCATTTGTGCCCATGATTTTCGGGCCACCAAGTTGCATGTGAGAGCTATAGACCTCACGCCCAAGTAACTTGTTGAGCGTAGAAAAGCCAGTCAATATGATCGGCTGGTCAAGTCTCTGTATACACCGCATACCAAGGCGGGCAAGGTAAGCACCAATTCCTACCGTTCTTCCACTAACAAAGGTCAAAGTAAACGTTTCGTTGTATGCCCTCGAGTAAGCGCCCGCTATTGCCCCACTTCCGGTTAGATTCTCTACACCAATACCATCTTCTTTACCAATGATTGTATCAATCACCCACCTTGTTTTCCCACTAGGGAGCTTTATTTCGTGCGCAATGACAGATGATCCAATCCTTGCATGGTCTTCAGGGCTTAGGTATATATACTGAAAACCATTTTCGGGGGAGACTTCATCCGACCATCCAACTTTAAAGCAGGCTTTGATTTCTTCAGCTACTCCGAGTCTGGCACCAGAATTTGCTGCCAAGTAAATCAAGGGAAGCTTCTTGGCACATGCGAGTTCAGTCACGGCAAGGAAAAACGCGTCCTCTCTAGGACCAAAAGAACCAGCTTTGAAGGTGACATCATTGGCGACTATGAGAAGCTTCCGTCCCATAGGAAACTCAGGAGTCGACATCTCTAGGCTCCAGGCCACCATTCCAAACTCATTGAGACCCGGTGATCTTTCAACTGGCATAAGAGATGTACCTTCTGAATTGGAGAATACAAGCTCTTTAGCACTGATAAGAGTACCCTTGCATGGTTTCTTAACTCCCGGTTGTTGTAATGCCCACAACTGCTCCAAGGCTGTCTCAAATGCctgaaaatgaaaacaaaataacagTGTGGTTGGAAGTAGCCAACAGAGTAAAAAAATGCGTGAATCTTCTGAATTCAGTAACTAACCAACGGGAAGTCATAGCAATATGTAGTGTTACTCCTCCTTGCGGCTAGACGTTGCCTGTCAAGATATCCCAGTGGCTTATATTGATCATTGATTTGGGTTCCATGCAAAGGTCCCTTCTTGGTAATTGAGTGGTAAATCAAACTGTTTCTCCCACTAGTTTCAACTTCTCGATATATCTGAAACATCGAATCACAGCACCTCATGTCATCGGGGATGTGCACTcttactctctctctattcAAACAAAAATTTGTAAACCGAACTTACATTGACAGTGCATGTACGGCCTGTGACGTTTGCAACCACAACCCTCCAAGCGCCACTTGCCAGTCCAGAGGACACCAACCACAGCCGCACTTCCCACTCGCACACACCCAACCTATGCATTCTCACTCCAACAGATCTGTGTATCTCTCGTGCTGCTTCTTCTAAGATCACCTCGATTGTAGTTTCTTCATCCTCTGCATTCACTTCAACTCTCCTGTGAGAAAAACAGTTGGATATTATTACCATATGCTCTGGCACATTACAAACAATAACTAGTCAAGTACACAGCCATAGCAACCTAGGGTACGGGACAAGATCATCTATCTGCTGCTCACGCAGTATGCAAAGGAACATATGTGCGTGGTCTGGTTTCATGGCAGCATTATGCGCATTCAGTTCCAGTTCCTCCATGGCATCCATCAAAGATCTAAGAACGCATCTCGACGTAAATGGCATGGAGAACAGTGTTTGGCTAAGTTGCTTATCCTGACCTTGCTGCAACATAAAGCCATCATTCATTGTAGCCTGTCGAACAAGAGATCTCAGGAACATCCTTTTGATTGGCATTGACTTGTCTGTAACAGTATACAAATGCCATTGACGATCTCTGGACGGGGTATACTGTATATTCGAGTATCCTTTCAGCTTATCCTGCACCAGACAAACAGCAAACAGTCACTAAAAGGAATGTGAGATACTGTACAACAAGAATTTTACATTTCATCGTCGTGATCATACCAACTCAAGGTATATGGACAGAGGAGGCTCAAGATGACGCATCAAAGGCTCTTCTGCATAATAGTGTTTCTCCATAGACCAATGGAAAGAATGTCTCATGGGTGTTCGTCCTTCGTCTCTCTGAATTATACAGCTTATCACACCTACACCTGCAGAACAGAGACTCGAAATCACTTCTTCCTCTTTAAGAATTTTGGCCAGCTTGTCTACTCTTTCCTGAGCTTGGTCCTCGTCCCCACTGAGGCAAACACACCAGAACATCAACAGATTAGGTAGAGAACATAGCACCTACGTTAATTGAAAATCGTCTGGCTGTGTTAATTACCTGTCCTGGAGAAGACTCATCTGATTGTTGATGCCCACAATAGCAATGTGCATCATATTGCCAGATAAAGGAGCTCCGGCAGATACATGCTCGTTATGGTTTGTTTCTGTCAACGCTGCACTTATTATACTTGGCAGAAACTGCAGCGATTTGATTATAACCATTGCCCCCCATTTTCTCTCACTACGCTTCTCAACCAATCCTTTCTCAGGTGTCTCTTGATCATCTAAGCCAATGTTTTTCCTTTCCATATGCTCCTCTAGGAACTCCCAAGAAGCAATAAGACCAGACCGGTGCCATTGCATCCTGATGCTTTCTTTGACGACGTAGGGCTAATGACAAGACTCAAGTTTAAATGAAGTCAAGATTACCTGTCTAATAAATTGCAGTTGAATAATTAGGGTGCAAGAAAACTAACTCTAACCTGGTATAATCTGCGAATATAAGTCTCAACAACTCGTCTTTGAAGTGTGTGATCGCTGTGGTCAAATAGTCCCACGAGAGCATCTTCAACAGCTAAGGATGCGCTCACAAGATCTTCCATTCTTTCATTAATGGCACTCTTCCTCTTGGGAGTATCCATATTTTCCCCATCTTCTGTAAACATTTCTAACTCTGACAGGCTTCTAGCAATGTTTGAACGAAGTTCACTTAATTTGGTCTGTTCGAGTAATTGGCTTGCCTTCAGTGCCAACTACACACACACAAGCCGATCATCAGTTGACGAATatcaacatatttattataaaaaaaaataaaggaacCAAACGCACCTCAGAGTAATTAGTATGGTTTAGTGTCGAGAATCGGATAAGTTTATCTCTGTATGCAGCAGGATTAGGGTAAACAAGCTGCTCCATGAGCCGAAGAAcgagtttgtttttgttttttatgcCCTGAGAAGAATAACAGACGAGCATACTGATTCAATAACATAGTGATGAAGAGAGTAAAATGGCCTGAGAAAGGCCACAGACCTGGTGTGAGAGCACAATATCAACAATCTTCAACAGATCTTTCTTGTATTGCTGACGCATGCGTTCAATAACATCAGCctgttcaaataaaaaaaatgcttATAAAGACTCCTCAGACATAGCTAGTTACCAAAAGCCGTTCATTAACTATTGAACGACATATTACCAGCATGTTATCATTGAATAATTCTTCTACAGATAGGTATTCTTCAAAAAGAGAATGAACAATAACACGGGCATGACTTTCTCTACCACCTTCATAAGACTTTGCAAGGCTCATCAATGGTTCAATGAGCCTTTCAAGGGCACCCCTATCTTTCTCATCACAAGATAATAAATGAGCCTGTAAAAAGAAGTGGACAGCAAAGTTCAGAGAGTAAAACACAAGATATCTCTCGAATTGAAAAACATAATACGATAtcacctcaagaatgccttttaAAAGTTTGGCAGGGAAATCTGCGGTGAGAGAGTTCCTGGATATACTCTCAAATTCCCTATACTTGGATTCTAACTGGTATCGAATTTTATAGGAAAAGCATTAGAAGTCTTGGAACTCAAAACAAATAATGCAGAATGggatacatatatacatatgtctTTACCATCATTCTGAGATCTTTCGGTAGTCGTGTTGCCAGAACTGCGAAGCACTCTTGCCACTGAAGGAATGGGAGTTCAGGGCTATCAAGGCAGTTAAGCAAGTCTTGAACAACCTGCCATATTTGAGCAATCTAATTGTCAAATGATGTTTTAAATACCTGGGCCAAATAGGAATATCAAATTGCGTTTACCTCATCTACTTTATGCTCATAGCCGGCAAGAACCATGCGAGCAGCATTTAAAGTTGCAGCACATCTCTGATGAACTTTACCAGAAATTGCCGTTGGAAGCCCTAATCTTGGGAAACCTCCATGGAAGGGTTCGGCCTTTCTTACAGCAGAAGGATCATCAAGATCAAGCTTGGCTATAAGTTCACCAGcctgtaaataaaatattggatGTGTTAATCAATATCTCCATCTTTAGAAAGCCAATTTTTGTGTAGCAATGGAGTGTATTTGACCTGCATGGCTTGTCCTTCAGACATTTTGAAATGTACAACTCCTGATGCAGGTGAAAGAAGTGGCATGCACATCTTCATGACCTCAACTTCCGCGTAGGGCATGTCAGCATCAATACTGCTATTATCTGAAACCAAATACCTCAGCAGCTTGCACGGTGTCTCAGCCATCAACTTTGAAGGATCATGATCATTCTGAATAATCCAAAAATGACAGATAACTTAATGCTAAGATGATTAGagaaataaatgttttaagtATTATGagaaaaccaaaaagaaaaatcagttGAAACCTGAAGTAAACAAGTTCTTCCGTCAATAAGAAGACGGGTTCCTGCAGCTTCTTCCTCTGCATATATCACATGGCTTTTACCATCCAACTGCAATGAGAGTAAGAATCAATGCGAATTCTCTAAGGAGGTTACACATAAGTTCTGTTTTGTAGTATGAAACAAAATCAGAAAACTTGCCTGCATCAACAGACCTCCATCACGTAGAGTGTGTATTTCTGCTACAACTTCTGAGTTGTTCATTCTTAGCCTGTAGCTTCCTGATCCACCCCGGACCACATCAATCTAAAAACATTTATCTTCGCTTTAGTTAGTCTCGGTAGGAAGACAAGAAATGCAGCGAAGTATAATTGACACTAGACGCATACCGTATATTTACTTCCTTCAATGTTCAGAGACACTTGAGAATGCACAAGAGATATATGCTGCAAATTAAGAGAGAAAAATTAAGCTGAAAGATCATTACGAGGAAGAAAAATGCTGTAGCTGATATTAGATTACCTTTGGGGGAATTTGCCCCTTCTCTAGATAACCAACATAATCCGAGACCACAGCAGCACTGGTCGCTGATGCTTTCTGTACAAATAGAACATCAAGTTACCAAATATAATCTTTACAAGAAAAACTGATCCCTGAAAAAGAGACACTTACATAGAGAGCCCCTCCGACAACAGAGAGGTACCATGGAGGCCTCTCTGCCCTGACCCGCATAGCAATTCTACTGTCCAACCAACCAGTGTGAATTTTGTTTTCCCGGTAATCAGAAGCCTGATCAAGAATTTACATGATCTCGTCAGAGAGCGTAGCTATTGTAAACACTGAACATCGCAAACACAGAGTGTACTTTTGTGGGTTGGAAGAAGGAAGCGTACATGTAAAAGGTCAATCGTGTAGTCAACGTTAGTCCTAATTTCTCCACGAATTTGAATTTCTTTAAGCCCAAGGACCATATTTGCTATTGCCAAGGCTCTGGATTCCCCAAATGCAAAAACATGGCCTGAACAGAAGGTTAAAGAAAGTTTCAACAAGGTAAACTCAAGCTGACCTAGTAGCGCACATATTTCATTTAACTCACCAAATTGGGAATCTGAGAACTCGTGGATGCCTCCACCAGACTGTAAGAAAAAGATGGTTGTAAAATGTAAGCCATAGTCACATAGCCAAACACATAATATAGCAGAGCATATATAGATATGTCTACCTTGACAGAAAAGTAAGCCCACACATTTGGCTTGCTTTTAAAACTCAACTCCTGTTGCAAGTTCATACGAGTGTTACCCCCACACAATTCTCAGTTAAAAAACTTTGAACTTTTGCATTCCGCAGCTATATATTACCTGTACTTTACCGCCGGTGGGTTTGAATCCGTCATCAGGGTCCTCACTTGTCACGCGTACAGCCACACAATGACCTTTTGGCCTTATAGATTCAGCTTTATCAAAATCAAAAGGGGAGGCTAGCACCGATGTTTTCCTCCAAGAATCGTAACCTCCACCATGTTCTATACCATAGAACCGTCTTATCTCTAACCAAAAAGAAAGTGAAACAAATAGTACATTACACGTGTGCGTGGACTAAAAGAAGAACCGCTGCCTCTCAAAAATAAGGATGCAGGCCATACCAGGGATTTGCCAGAGAGGAATTCCCATCCCAACAGCAACTTGCGCAGCAGGAAGATTTATCTCGGCAATCCATTCAGTTACAGGGTGCTCAACCTGACCTCAAACATCAAGTTAAACAGGTCTTCAACCTCTCAAGAtagaatttaaaacaaaatgaacCTTTTCAGTAGTACGAAACCAACCTGTAACCGAGGGTTAAGCTCTAAGAAGTAGTACTCGCCCGTGTCCATGCTGTAGAGATACTCAACAGTAGCTGCTCCAACATAGTTAACACTCTTAGCCAACCTTCTAGCAGCCTGTTCAAGTTTCTTGATGGTTTCTTTCGGAGCCACGGTAATTGGACCTTCCTCTATGATCTGAGATACAAAACTTAAAGTAAGAAATCATGCAATAACTTGCCTCCGCCAATAAAGGAGTTAGACAGTTAAAACTGAGTGCATAAGAATACATTACACAAAGTATTTCTTTGAAACAATATAATTAAACTCCAAAATCAATCATTGAAAACCTTTTGGTGTCTTCTCTGGACACTACAGTCCCGGCTATGCAGAGCTGAAACGTTTCCGTATTGGTCACAGAGCAACTGGACCTCTAAATGCCGACTCTAGACAAATACAAAGAACAGCCACATTATTA
It encodes:
- the LOC103833577 gene encoding small acidic protein 1; translated protein: MRPMQLDMLAEMDDAGSSMAMDVDDIEAMEMLSEGGLISENKLADADFFNKFDDDFDDTDIN
- the LOC103833578 gene encoding acetyl-CoA carboxylase 1, with product MAGSVNGYQTPGRNHVSVSEVDDFCIALGGKRPIHSILIANNGMAAVKFIRSVRTWAYETFGTERAILLVGMATPEDMRINAEHIRIADQFVEVPGGTNNNNYANVQLIVEMAEVTRVDAVWPGWGHASENPELPDALKAKGIIFLGPPAASMAALGDKIGSSLIAQAADVPTLPWSGSHVKIPPDSSLVTIPEEIYRQACVYTTEEAIASCQVVGYPAMIKASWGGGGKGIRKVHNADEVRALFKQVQGEVPGSPIFIMKVASQSRHLEVQLLCDQYGNVSALHSRDCSVQRRHQKIIEEGPITVAPKETIKKLEQAARRLAKSVNYVGAATVEYLYSMDTGEYYFLELNPRLQVEHPVTEWIAEINLPAAQVAVGMGIPLWQIPEIRRFYGIEHGGGYDSWRKTSVLASPFDFDKAESIRPKGHCVAVRVTSEDPDDGFKPTGGKVQELSFKSKPNVWAYFSVKSGGGIHEFSDSQFGHVFAFGESRALAIANMVLGLKEIQIRGEIRTNVDYTIDLLHASDYRENKIHTGWLDSRIAMRVRAERPPWYLSVVGGALYKASATSAAVVSDYVGYLEKGQIPPKHISLVHSQVSLNIEGSKYTIDVVRGGSGSYRLRMNNSEVVAEIHTLRDGGLLMQLDGKSHVIYAEEEAAGTRLLIDGRTCLLQNDHDPSKLMAETPCKLLRYLVSDNSSIDADMPYAEVEVMKMCMPLLSPASGVVHFKMSEGQAMQAGELIAKLDLDDPSAVRKAEPFHGGFPRLGLPTAISGKVHQRCAATLNAARMVLAGYEHKVDEVVQDLLNCLDSPELPFLQWQECFAVLATRLPKDLRMMLESKYREFESISRNSLTADFPAKLLKGILEAHLLSCDEKDRGALERLIEPLMSLAKSYEGGRESHARVIVHSLFEEYLSVEELFNDNMLADVIERMRQQYKKDLLKIVDIVLSHQGIKNKNKLVLRLMEQLVYPNPAAYRDKLIRFSTLNHTNYSELALKASQLLEQTKLSELRSNIARSLSELEMFTEDGENMDTPKRKSAINERMEDLVSASLAVEDALVGLFDHSDHTLQRRVVETYIRRLYQPYVVKESIRMQWHRSGLIASWEFLEEHMERKNIGLDDQETPEKGLVEKRSERKWGAMVIIKSLQFLPSIISAALTETNHNEHVSAGAPLSGNMMHIAIVGINNQMSLLQDSGDEDQAQERVDKLAKILKEEEVISSLCSAGVGVISCIIQRDEGRTPMRHSFHWSMEKHYYAEEPLMRHLEPPLSIYLELDKLKGYSNIQYTPSRDRQWHLYTVTDKSMPIKRMFLRSLVRQATMNDGFMLQQGQDKQLSQTLFSMPFTSRCVLRSLMDAMEELELNAHNAAMKPDHAHMFLCILREQQIDDLVPYPRRVEVNAEDEETTIEVILEEAAREIHRSVGVRMHRLGVCEWEVRLWLVSSGLASGAWRVVVANVTGRTCTVNIYREVETSGRNSLIYHSITKKGPLHGTQINDQYKPLGYLDRQRLAARRSNTTYCYDFPLAFETALEQLWALQQPGVKKPCKGTLISAKELVFSNSEGTSLMPVERSPGLNEFGMVAWSLEMSTPEFPMGRKLLIVANDVTFKAGSFGPREDAFFLAVTELACAKKLPLIYLAANSGARLGVAEEIKACFKVGWSDEVSPENGFQYIYLSPEDHARIGSSVIAHEIKLPSGKTRWVIDTIIGKEDGIGVENLTGSGAIAGAYSRAYNETFTLTFVSGRTVGIGAYLARLGMRCIQRLDQPIILTGFSTLNKLLGREVYSSHMQLGGPKIMGTNGVVHLTVSDDLEGVSAILDWLSYIPAYVGGPLPVLAPLDPPDRTVEYVPENSCDPRAAIAGVNDNTGKWLGGIFDKNSFIETLEGWARTVVTGRAKLGGIPVGVVAVETQTVMQIIPADPGQLDSHERVVPQAGQVWFPDSAAKTAQALMDFNKEELPLFILANWRGFSGGQRDLFEGILQAGSTIVENLRTYRQPVFVYIPKMGELRGGAWVVVDSQINSDYVEMYADETARGNVLEPEGTIEIKFRTKEMLECMGRLDPKLIDLKARLQDAKQSEAYANIELLQQQIKAREKLLLPVYIQIATKFAELHDTSMRMAAKGVIKSVVEWSGSRSFFYKKLNRRIAESSLVKNVREASGDDLSYKSAMGLIQDWFSKSDIAKGKEEAWTDDQVFFTWKDNVSNYELNLSELRAQKLLNQLAEIGNSSDLSALPQGLANLLNKVEPSRREELVEALRKVLG